Proteins found in one Streptococcus mitis genomic segment:
- a CDS encoding ECF transporter S component — MTNTRRLSTIAILSAISFVLMYFDFPLLPAASFLKIEFSILPVLVGLVVMDLPAALGILLLRSLLKLLLNSQGVNTYIGLPMNIVALGVFVIVFALIWKKERTALRFLLGSLAGTIGLTVAMLVLNYVYAVPLYAKFANFDIGKILGLSNYLMTMVLPFNLIEGVIFSVSFWLLYVLLKPTLKHYER; from the coding sequence ATGACAAACACACGTCGACTTTCGACCATTGCGATTCTATCAGCCATTTCGTTTGTGCTGATGTACTTTGACTTTCCGCTTTTACCAGCGGCGTCCTTCCTCAAGATCGAATTTAGTATCTTGCCAGTCCTTGTGGGTCTGGTGGTCATGGATTTGCCTGCTGCTCTAGGAATTCTCTTGCTTCGCTCACTCTTGAAATTGCTTCTTAATAGTCAAGGAGTGAATACTTACATTGGTTTGCCGATGAATATCGTAGCTTTGGGAGTTTTTGTCATCGTATTTGCTTTGATTTGGAAAAAGGAACGGACAGCTCTTCGTTTCCTACTAGGATCTCTAGCTGGAACTATTGGTTTAACTGTGGCTATGTTGGTTCTCAACTATGTTTACGCTGTTCCTTTGTACGCTAAGTTTGCTAACTTTGATATTGGAAAAATTTTGGGACTTTCCAACTACCTAATGACCATGGTATTACCTTTTAACTTGATTGAGGGTGTAATCTTTTCCGTTTCATTCTGGTTGTTGTACGTCCTTTTGAAACCAACCTTAAAACATTATGAAAGATAA
- a CDS encoding ATP-binding protein: MNYIKRPHYLDFLRRHRDRQIIKVVSGVRRAGKSVLFQLYKEELLATGVDEDQIISINFEDLSYYELRHFQTLFAYIKERLVEEKTYYIFLDEIQHVEKFELVADSLFILPNVDLYLTGSNAYFMSSQLATNLTGRYVEIEVLPLSFEEYLSGQSLSENLNTTEIFNNYLFSAFPYLLQTSSYAEKIDYLRGIYNSILLNDIVTRLGNPNPTIIERIVRTLLSSTGSLISTNKIRNTLVSQNVSISHNTLENYLTTLTDSLLFYSVPRFDVKGRALLQRLEKYYPVDLGLRHLLLPDHKEDIGHILENIVYLELRRRYSQVYVGNLDKYEVDFVVVTDLGHYAYYQVSETTLAPETLERELRPLEAIKDQFPKYLLTMDTIQPTANYNGIEKKNIIDWLLEK, from the coding sequence ATGAACTATATTAAAAGACCACATTATTTAGACTTTTTAAGAAGACATCGTGACCGCCAAATCATTAAAGTTGTGAGTGGAGTTAGACGAGCTGGTAAATCTGTTCTCTTTCAACTCTATAAAGAAGAGTTACTAGCAACTGGGGTAGACGAGGATCAGATTATATCCATCAATTTCGAAGATTTGAGTTACTATGAACTGCGACATTTTCAAACATTATTTGCTTATATAAAAGAGCGGTTAGTTGAGGAGAAAACATACTATATCTTTTTAGATGAAATTCAACATGTTGAAAAATTTGAACTAGTAGCAGATAGTCTATTCATCTTGCCAAATGTAGACCTCTATTTGACTGGATCAAATGCCTACTTTATGAGCAGCCAATTAGCAACAAATTTGACTGGGCGTTATGTTGAGATAGAGGTTCTTCCTTTATCATTTGAAGAATACCTATCAGGTCAATCTCTCTCAGAGAATCTGAATACAACAGAAATTTTTAACAATTATCTCTTTAGTGCTTTCCCTTACTTATTGCAAACATCATCTTACGCTGAAAAAATTGACTATCTCAGAGGAATATACAACTCCATACTGTTAAATGATATTGTCACTAGATTGGGAAATCCAAATCCTACGATTATTGAGCGCATTGTCCGAACCCTTCTCAGTAGTACAGGTAGCTTAATATCAACAAATAAGATTCGCAATACCCTAGTCAGCCAAAATGTTTCAATATCCCATAATACTTTGGAAAATTATTTGACAACTTTGACAGATAGTTTACTTTTTTATTCCGTTCCACGTTTTGATGTAAAAGGTAGAGCATTATTGCAACGTTTAGAAAAATATTATCCCGTCGATTTAGGTTTACGGCATCTCTTATTACCAGACCACAAAGAAGACATTGGGCATATCTTGGAAAATATTGTATATTTAGAATTGAGACGTAGATATTCACAAGTATATGTTGGTAATTTAGATAAATATGAGGTTGATTTTGTTGTTGTAACTGATCTTGGCCACTACGCTTATTATCAGGTCAGTGAAACAACACTTGCTCCAGAAACACTAGAAAGAGAACTTAGACCACTAGAAGCCATTAAAGATCAATTCCCCAAGTATCTATTAACAATGGATACGATTCAGCCAACAGCCAATTACAATGGAATTGAGAAGAAAAATATCATAGATTGGTTACTAGAAAAGTAG
- the pheS gene encoding phenylalanine--tRNA ligase subunit alpha — MSTIEEQLKALREETLASLKQITAENEKEMQDLRVSVLGKKGSLTEILKGMKDVSAEMRPIIGKHVNEARDVLTAAFEETAKLLEEKKVAAQLASESIDVTLPGRPVATGHRHVLTQTSEEIEDIFIGMGYQVVDGFEVEQDYYNFERMNLPKDHPARDMQDTFYITEEILLRTHTSPVQARAMDAHDFSKGPLKMISPGRVFRRDTDDATHSHQFHQIEGLVVGKNISMADLQGTLQLIVQKMFGEERQIRLRPSYFPFTEPSVEVDVSCFKCGGEGCNVCKKTGWIEIMGAGMVHPRVLEMSGIDATVYSGFAFGLGQERVAMLRYGINDIRGFYQGDVRFSEQFK; from the coding sequence ATGTCAACTATTGAAGAACAATTAAAAGCGCTTCGCGAAGAAACGCTGGCTAGCTTAAAGCAGATTACTGCTGAGAATGAAAAAGAGATGCAAGATTTGCGTGTTTCTGTCCTTGGTAAAAAAGGATCGCTTACTGAAATCCTCAAAGGGATGAAAGATGTCTCTGCTGAGATGCGTCCAATTATCGGGAAACACGTCAATGAAGCTCGTGATGTCTTGACAGCTGCTTTCGAAGAGACAGCTAAGCTTTTGGAAGAAAAGAAAGTAGCTGCACAATTAGCTAGCGAGAGCATCGATGTGACGCTTCCAGGTCGTCCAGTTGCGACTGGTCACCGCCACGTTTTGACACAAACCAGTGAGGAAATCGAAGATATTTTCATTGGGATGGGTTACCAAGTCGTGGATGGTTTTGAAGTGGAGCAAGACTATTATAACTTTGAACGTATGAACCTTCCAAAAGATCACCCAGCTCGTGATATGCAGGACACTTTCTATATCACAGAAGAAATCTTGCTTCGTACTCACACGTCTCCAGTTCAGGCGCGTGCTATGGACGCCCATGATTTTTCAAAAGGGCCTTTGAAGATGATCTCACCAGGGCGTGTCTTCCGTCGTGATACGGACGATGCGACCCATAGTCACCAGTTCCACCAAATCGAAGGATTGGTAGTTGGGAAAAATATCTCTATGGCTGACCTTCAGGGGACGCTTCAATTGATTGTTCAAAAAATGTTTGGTGAAGAGCGTCAGATCCGTCTGCGCCCATCTTACTTCCCATTCACAGAGCCATCTGTTGAGGTGGATGTTTCTTGCTTCAAGTGTGGTGGAGAAGGCTGTAACGTATGTAAGAAAACTGGTTGGATTGAGATTATGGGTGCCGGTATGGTTCACCCACGAGTCCTTGAGATGAGTGGTATCGATGCTACTGTTTACTCTGGATTTGCCTTTGGTCTTGGACAAGAGCGTGTAGCCATGCTCCGTTACGGAATCAACGATATCCGTGGATTCTACCAAGGAGATGTCCGCTTCTCAGAACAGTTTAAATAA
- the rpsI gene encoding 30S ribosomal protein S9, giving the protein MSQAQYAGTGRRKNAVARVRLVPGTGKITVNKKDVEEYIPHADLRLVINQPFAVTSTAGSYDVFVNVVGGGYAGQSGAIRHGIARALLQVDPDFRDSLKRAGLLTRDSRKVERKKPGLKKARKASQFSKR; this is encoded by the coding sequence ATGTCACAAGCACAATATGCAGGTACTGGACGTCGTAAAAACGCTGTTGCACGCGTTCGCCTTGTTCCAGGAACTGGTAAAATCACTGTTAACAAAAAAGATGTTGAAGAGTACATCCCACACGCTGACCTTCGTCTTGTAATCAACCAACCATTCGCAGTTACTTCAACTGCAGGTTCATACGACGTTTTCGTTAACGTTGTAGGTGGTGGATACGCTGGTCAATCAGGAGCTATCCGTCACGGTATCGCTCGTGCCCTTCTTCAAGTAGACCCAGACTTCCGCGATTCATTGAAACGCGCAGGACTTCTTACACGTGACTCACGTAAAGTTGAACGTAAGAAACCAGGTCTTAAGAAAGCTCGTAAAGCATCACAATTCTCAAAACGTTAA
- a CDS encoding GNAT family N-acetyltransferase produces the protein MIRKVEMADVEVLAKIAKQTFRETFAHDNTEEQLQEYFEESYSLKTLSTELGNPDSETYFIMHEEEIAGFLKVNWGSAQTERELEDAFEIQRLYVLQKFQGFGLGKQLFEFALELATKNSFSWAWLGVWEHNTKAQAFYNRYGFEKFSQHHFMVGQKVDTDWLLKKKLR, from the coding sequence ATGATTAGAAAAGTAGAAATGGCAGATGTTGAGGTGTTGGCTAAAATTGCCAAACAAACCTTTCGTGAAACATTTGCGCATGATAATACGGAAGAGCAGTTACAGGAATACTTTGAAGAGTCTTATAGTCTGAAAACTTTGTCAACTGAGTTGGGAAATCCTGACTCTGAAACCTATTTCATTATGCATGAAGAGGAGATAGCTGGTTTTCTCAAAGTCAACTGGGGAAGTGCTCAAACTGAGAGAGAATTAGAGGACGCTTTTGAAATTCAACGCCTCTATGTGCTACAAAAATTCCAAGGATTTGGACTTGGTAAGCAGCTTTTTGAATTTGCTCTGGAACTTGCTACAAAAAATAGTTTTTCTTGGGCTTGGCTAGGTGTTTGGGAGCATAATACAAAAGCTCAAGCATTTTATAATCGATATGGTTTTGAAAAATTTAGCCAACATCATTTTATGGTTGGTCAAAAAGTAGATACGGATTGGTTACTGAAAAAGAAATTAAGGTAA
- a CDS encoding chromosome partitioning protein ParB yields the protein MKVNIADLHPTQLYLSEKKLQDIQMLYQSVELNNVDPISILAFGNCLLITDGHHRAYQALLAGWDTISAEWDRDGGDELYHLYVQACEERKIYSVLDLKNHILAQDEYEAKWYNWCDGFNQAATLLLKRKADETDFTNR from the coding sequence ATGAAAGTCAATATAGCAGATCTTCATCCGACTCAACTATACTTATCAGAAAAGAAGTTGCAAGATATTCAGATGCTTTATCAGTCGGTAGAACTAAACAATGTTGATCCAATTAGTATTCTTGCATTTGGAAATTGCTTGTTGATTACAGATGGGCATCACAGGGCTTATCAGGCTTTATTGGCAGGTTGGGATACGATTTCTGCTGAGTGGGATAGAGATGGTGGTGATGAACTATATCACCTCTATGTGCAAGCTTGTGAGGAAAGAAAGATTTACTCTGTTCTGGATTTAAAAAATCATATCTTAGCTCAAGATGAGTATGAAGCAAAATGGTATAACTGGTGTGATGGTTTTAATCAAGCAGCAACTCTCTTATTGAAAAGGAAAGCTGATGAAACAGATTTTACAAATAGATAA
- a CDS encoding HEPN domain-containing protein, whose amino-acid sequence MKFKDYTWNKEFEIKGYFSERSDDIVSKDNLSGILHYSPSEIVLELFGGFEEESGISFGFGKCLEKIYGFSSNGNILILNTYGEPMVHSSSPGFPITRYRVKNFKIYSVFYNELGNFDYSSEDFKDLINELDSEKIKEYKFSFEHIEEWIEKSLVTVKYRDNQTIFESAVSEYQPTKVLIRSLGMNFEDVAILHSSYTTTSFTSDYFIKLISADLNIRYFDEFYQASHKFKEFIEILSNIPLSFTNIEFLVLYKMIDGKRMPLIKGKFFVQHSRKSQKWKSYSQQDISLRTLEDNFEHILNHWFDKSEELEFIVRQFSKNLHGDLYLEDQLVDAIRNLEVYSRNFKNFKNPKCLSDVEEKARQSLFDFINTHLLEEVRRKFRNKLKFNQKEPNLAERLKNLFDSIDELNLSKIFSNSKRELLIKKLIQTRNYYTHGDSKDNYPEMITDISEMYETKLLLQEVLRYYIYQELDMKYKYKKF is encoded by the coding sequence ATGAAATTTAAAGATTACACTTGGAATAAAGAGTTTGAAATAAAAGGGTATTTTTCAGAACGTTCCGACGATATAGTTAGTAAGGATAACTTGAGCGGTATTTTACATTATTCTCCTAGTGAAATTGTATTAGAATTATTTGGTGGATTTGAAGAGGAATCAGGCATTTCATTCGGTTTTGGTAAGTGTTTGGAAAAGATATATGGTTTCTCCAGTAATGGTAATATTTTAATTTTAAATACTTATGGTGAACCAATGGTACATTCCTCATCTCCTGGATTTCCGATAACTAGATATAGAGTAAAAAATTTTAAAATTTACAGTGTATTTTATAATGAGCTTGGAAATTTTGATTATAGTTCTGAGGACTTTAAAGATTTAATTAATGAATTAGATTCTGAAAAAATCAAGGAATATAAATTTAGCTTTGAACATATTGAGGAATGGATTGAAAAATCATTGGTAACTGTTAAATATAGAGACAATCAAACTATTTTTGAAAGTGCAGTAAGTGAATATCAACCAACAAAAGTGTTAATAAGATCACTAGGAATGAACTTTGAAGATGTGGCAATACTCCATTCTTCATATACAACTACGTCATTTACCAGTGATTATTTTATTAAACTTATTTCAGCTGATTTAAATATAAGATATTTTGATGAATTTTATCAAGCTTCACATAAGTTTAAGGAGTTTATTGAGATTTTATCAAATATACCATTGTCTTTTACTAATATTGAATTTCTTGTTCTTTATAAAATGATAGATGGTAAGCGTATGCCACTTATAAAAGGCAAATTCTTTGTTCAGCATTCTAGAAAATCCCAAAAATGGAAATCGTATTCTCAGCAAGATATTTCTTTGAGGACATTAGAAGATAATTTTGAACATATTTTAAATCATTGGTTTGATAAATCTGAGGAACTTGAATTTATAGTGAGACAATTTTCAAAAAATCTTCATGGTGATTTATATTTGGAAGATCAGTTGGTTGATGCTATTAGGAATTTGGAAGTTTACTCTAGAAATTTTAAGAATTTTAAAAATCCGAAATGTTTATCTGATGTTGAAGAAAAAGCTAGACAATCTTTGTTTGACTTTATAAACACACATCTTTTAGAAGAGGTAAGAAGAAAATTTAGAAATAAATTGAAATTTAATCAAAAAGAGCCTAACCTTGCCGAACGTTTAAAAAATTTATTCGATTCAATTGATGAGCTTAATCTGTCTAAAATTTTTTCGAATAGTAAGAGAGAATTACTAATAAAAAAATTAATTCAAACACGTAATTACTATACTCATGGTGATTCGAAAGATAATTATCCGGAAATGATAACAGATATCAGTGAGATGTATGAAACAAAATTGCTTCTTCAAGAAGTGCTGAGATATTATATTTATCAAGAATTGGATATGAAATATAAATATAAAAAATTCTAA
- a CDS encoding phosphatase PAP2 family protein produces the protein MKDKQTFLMKGSFALLLFVILGYMVKFYPEMLVNFDQPIQTAIRGDFPDYLTVLFRAITRLIDIPVIITWVVIIAFIFYRKRWKIESFFMLGNLAFAGLLIVTFKNVYQRPRPAILHLVEEKGFSFPSGHSLAVTLMVGSLIVILSQRMKNPVWRKIVQIVLGLYLVSVLVSRVYLGVHYPSDVLASLCVGLGVLFIEFPFYDKLRFQWRFKGKQK, from the coding sequence ATGAAAGATAAACAAACATTTTTAATGAAGGGCAGTTTTGCCCTTTTACTTTTCGTTATTCTTGGCTATATGGTCAAATTTTATCCTGAAATGTTGGTCAATTTTGACCAACCCATTCAGACTGCTATTCGTGGGGATTTTCCAGATTATTTGACTGTCCTTTTCCGAGCCATCACACGCCTGATTGATATCCCAGTGATTATCACTTGGGTTGTCATTATAGCTTTTATCTTTTATCGTAAGCGGTGGAAGATAGAAAGTTTCTTCATGCTGGGAAATCTGGCTTTTGCAGGTCTTTTAATTGTGACCTTTAAAAATGTCTACCAGCGTCCACGACCAGCTATTTTACACTTGGTTGAGGAGAAGGGGTTTTCCTTCCCAAGTGGGCATTCTCTGGCTGTAACCTTGATGGTCGGATCTCTGATTGTCATTCTCAGTCAACGGATGAAAAATCCAGTCTGGAGAAAAATCGTGCAAATCGTCCTTGGACTCTACCTAGTCAGTGTGCTGGTATCAAGGGTCTATCTAGGAGTTCACTATCCATCAGATGTCCTTGCCAGTCTCTGTGTAGGCTTGGGAGTCCTGTTTATCGAGTTTCCTTTCTACGATAAGCTCCGCTTCCAATGGCGATTTAAAGGCAAGCAGAAGTGA
- a CDS encoding ABC transporter ATP-binding protein — MLEVRSLEKSFGPKQVLFGIDFQARPGRILGLVGKNGAGKTTIFHSILKFLEYQGEISLDGQDIRQETYARIGYLPEERSLMPKLTVLEQVRYLATLKGMDAKEVKEKLPQWMKRLEVKGKLTDKIKSLSKGNQQKIQLIITLIHEPDLIILDEPFSGLDPVNTELLKQVIFQEKERGATIIFSDHVMTNVEELCDDILMIRDGRVVLHGPVQDVRNQYGKTRLFVSSERSKEELENLPHVKQVSLTKQGSWKLILEDESAGRELFPILTQGQYIATFDQQAPTIDEIFKLESGVEV, encoded by the coding sequence ATGCTAGAAGTAAGAAGTCTAGAGAAAAGTTTTGGACCTAAGCAAGTTTTGTTTGGTATTGACTTTCAAGCGCGACCAGGTCGTATTTTGGGACTAGTCGGGAAAAACGGTGCTGGGAAGACAACGATTTTCCACAGTATTTTGAAGTTTTTAGAATATCAAGGAGAAATCAGTCTGGATGGGCAGGATATTCGTCAAGAGACCTATGCTCGGATTGGCTATTTGCCTGAAGAACGCAGTCTCATGCCTAAATTGACAGTCCTTGAACAAGTTCGTTACTTGGCGACTCTAAAAGGTATGGATGCCAAGGAGGTCAAGGAAAAACTCCCTCAATGGATGAAGAGGTTGGAAGTGAAAGGGAAGCTGACAGATAAAATTAAGAGTCTGTCAAAAGGAAATCAGCAGAAGATTCAGCTCATCATTACTTTGATTCATGAGCCAGACTTGATTATCTTGGATGAGCCTTTCAGTGGCTTGGACCCTGTCAATACAGAATTGCTCAAGCAAGTCATTTTTCAAGAAAAAGAACGTGGGGCAACCATTATCTTTTCTGACCATGTCATGACCAACGTCGAGGAGCTTTGTGACGATATTCTCATGATTCGAGATGGTCGTGTGGTCTTGCATGGACCAGTTCAGGATGTCCGCAATCAATACGGGAAAACGCGTCTCTTTGTTTCAAGTGAACGAAGCAAGGAAGAATTGGAAAACCTTCCTCATGTCAAACAGGTGAGCTTGACCAAACAAGGTAGTTGGAAATTGATCTTGGAGGATGAGAGCGCTGGAAGGGAACTTTTCCCAATCTTGACTCAAGGGCAATATATCGCAACCTTTGACCAGCAAGCGCCAACAATCGATGAAATCTTTAAACTAGAATCAGGGGTGGAAGTATGA
- a CDS encoding tRNA (cytidine(34)-2'-O)-methyltransferase translates to MTNHIVLFEPQIPQNTGNIARTCAATNSPLHIIKPMGFPIDDRKMKRAGLDYWDKLEIYFYDSLEDFMSQMKGKLYLISKFAEKVYSEVDLSTDEDHYFLFGREDKGLPEDFMREHPEKALRIPMNDEHVRSLNVSNTVCMIVYEALRQQNFSGLELVHTYEVDKLK, encoded by the coding sequence ATGACAAATCACATTGTATTATTTGAACCTCAAATTCCACAAAATACAGGTAATATCGCGCGTACTTGCGCTGCGACCAATTCTCCCCTCCACATCATCAAGCCTATGGGCTTTCCTATTGATGATCGCAAGATGAAGCGGGCTGGATTGGATTATTGGGATAAGCTAGAGATTTATTTTTACGACAGTTTGGAAGATTTTATGTCTCAGATGAAGGGAAAACTCTATCTGATATCAAAATTTGCTGAGAAAGTGTATTCTGAGGTGGATTTATCGACTGACGAGGACCATTATTTTCTCTTTGGACGTGAAGACAAGGGCTTGCCTGAGGACTTTATGCGAGAACATCCTGAGAAGGCTCTCCGTATTCCTATGAATGATGAACATGTCCGCAGTCTCAATGTGTCTAATACCGTCTGCATGATTGTCTATGAAGCTCTCCGCCAGCAGAACTTTTCAGGTCTTGAGCTTGTTCATACCTATGAAGTGGATAAATTGAAATAA
- the rplM gene encoding 50S ribosomal protein L13, whose translation MNKTTFMAKPGQVERKWYVVDATDVPLGRLSAVVASVLRGKNKPTFTPHTDTGDFVIVINAEKVKLTGKKATDKIYYTHSNHPGGLKQISAGELRSKNAVRLIEKSVKGMLPHNTLGRAQGMKLKVFVGAEHTHAAQQPEVLDISGLI comes from the coding sequence ATGAACAAAACAACATTTATGGCTAAACCAGGCCAAGTTGAACGTAAATGGTACGTAGTTGACGCAACTGATGTACCACTTGGACGTCTTTCTGCAGTAGTTGCTAGCGTACTTCGCGGAAAAAACAAACCAACATTTACACCACACACTGATACAGGTGATTTTGTGATTGTTATCAATGCTGAAAAAGTTAAATTGACTGGTAAAAAAGCAACTGATAAAATCTACTACACTCACTCAAACCACCCAGGTGGATTGAAACAAATCTCTGCTGGTGAACTTCGTTCTAAAAATGCAGTGCGTTTGATCGAGAAATCAGTTAAAGGTATGCTTCCACACAATACTCTTGGACGCGCTCAAGGTATGAAGTTGAAAGTATTTGTTGGAGCTGAGCACACTCACGCTGCACAACAACCAGAAGTTCTTGACATTTCAGGACTTATCTAA
- a CDS encoding ABC transporter permease, whose protein sequence is MRNMWVVMKETYLRHVKSWSFFFMVISPFLFIGLSGGIGYLQGSSMAQSGKIAVVSTVPAVTDSLKSTNGLNFDYQDEASAQAAIKDEKLKGYLTIEQEDSVLKAVYHGETSLEIAIKLGVTSKLNELQDQLNRSAANLSQEQEKRLEQTVNFTEKIDESKENKKMIQTFAAAGLGLFLYMILITYASVTAQEVASEKGTKIMEVVFSSIRASHYFYARMLALLLVILTHIGIYVVGGLAAILLFKDLPILAQSGILNHIGEAFSLNTLLFVLVSLFMYVVLAAFLGSMVSRPEDSGKALSPLMILIIGGFFGVTALGAAGDNLILKIGSYIPFISTFFMPFRAINGYANGLEAWISLAITIAFAVTATVFIGRMYASLVLQTDDLGPWKTFKRALSYK, encoded by the coding sequence ATGAGAAATATGTGGGTTGTAATGAAGGAAACCTATCTTCGACATGTCAAATCGTGGAGTTTCTTCTTTATGGTGATTTCACCATTCTTGTTTATCGGTCTCTCTGGAGGAATTGGCTATCTCCAAGGCTCTTCTATGGCTCAGAGTGGCAAGATAGCAGTAGTCAGCACTGTTCCAGCTGTGACAGACAGTCTTAAATCTACCAATGGTCTCAATTTTGATTATCAGGATGAAGCAAGTGCTCAAGCTGCTATCAAGGATGAAAAATTAAAAGGCTATCTGACCATTGAGCAAGAGGATAGTGTCTTGAAGGCAGTTTATCACGGTGAAACTTCCCTTGAGATTGCTATTAAGCTAGGAGTAACGAGCAAGTTAAATGAGCTTCAAGATCAACTCAATCGTTCGGCAGCCAATTTGTCACAAGAACAGGAAAAACGCTTGGAACAAACAGTTAACTTTACGGAGAAAATTGATGAGTCCAAGGAAAATAAAAAAATGATTCAAACCTTTGCGGCCGCAGGGCTTGGTTTATTCCTTTATATGATTTTGATTACTTATGCTAGTGTCACTGCTCAGGAAGTGGCTAGCGAGAAAGGAACCAAAATTATGGAGGTGGTCTTCTCTAGTATCCGAGCTAGTCATTATTTCTACGCTCGCATGCTGGCTCTGCTTCTTGTGATTTTGACCCATATTGGCATTTACGTCGTGGGTGGACTTGCTGCCATTCTTCTCTTTAAAGACCTACCAATCTTGGCACAATCTGGTATTTTAAACCATATAGGAGAGGCTTTCTCGCTCAACACCTTATTGTTTGTCTTGGTTAGCCTCTTTATGTACGTTGTTTTAGCAGCCTTCCTAGGTTCTATGGTTTCTCGTCCTGAGGACTCAGGAAAAGCCTTGTCACCTTTGATGATTTTGATTATAGGTGGTTTTTTTGGAGTGACAGCTCTAGGTGCAGCTGGTGACAATCTCATCTTGAAGATTGGTTCATATATTCCCTTTATTTCGACTTTCTTCATGCCGTTTAGAGCTATTAATGGTTATGCAAATGGGTTAGAAGCTTGGATTTCGCTTGCTATTACGATTGCTTTTGCAGTAACGGCAACAGTCTTTATCGGACGCATGTATGCTAGTCTCGTTCTGCAAACAGATGATTTAGGTCCTTGGAAAACCTTTAAACGTGCCTTATCTTATAAATAG
- a CDS encoding GNAT family N-acetyltransferase → MKQILQIDNSLRLVPYCKVNHCEEAFAWYQNVDLVYLVDGVKLPYSQETLEAMYSYLDQHGELFWIEVKKKGEWFPIGDVTLSQDSLPIVIGNPAYQHRGLGKKILSTLIELARVKGWKELKVKEIYTYNHASRRCFKSLGFVENGATEKGMSFVLKLV, encoded by the coding sequence ATGAAACAGATTTTACAAATAGATAATTCACTACGTCTCGTTCCTTATTGTAAGGTCAATCATTGTGAGGAAGCTTTTGCTTGGTATCAGAATGTGGACTTGGTTTACCTCGTAGATGGGGTGAAGCTTCCTTACAGTCAAGAAACTTTGGAAGCCATGTATTCCTATTTGGATCAGCATGGGGAGCTTTTTTGGATTGAAGTCAAGAAGAAGGGAGAATGGTTTCCAATTGGGGATGTTACACTATCTCAGGATAGTCTCCCCATTGTGATTGGGAATCCCGCTTACCAACATCGAGGACTTGGAAAAAAGATTCTAAGTACTTTGATTGAATTGGCTCGAGTAAAAGGCTGGAAAGAATTGAAAGTCAAGGAAATCTACACCTACAATCATGCTTCTAGGAGATGTTTCAAGTCGCTTGGATTTGTGGAAAATGGAGCAACAGAAAAAGGAATGAGTTTTGTATTGAAATTAGTCTAA